A genomic region of Cotesia glomerata isolate CgM1 linkage group LG9, MPM_Cglom_v2.3, whole genome shotgun sequence contains the following coding sequences:
- the LOC123271318 gene encoding venom allergen 3-like gives MKFVLLIWLAAIIKCNEGREWTYCYPKSCDGKKHTLCEYGEWRRGPECNSVITNVVTDEEKKEILDTHNKLRRKVASGLETRGNPGPQLGGIIPNLSWDKRLAIIAQAWANQCQFKHDLCRDVRRFRVGQNVGYTEHSFRSFDKLSVLIINWYDEVAYFPNYMVENYQPTGLPNVAHYITLISGSTKKVGCGLVRHFTNSSMYRTLFVCNYGPRGNFIGEPVYQTNNG, from the exons ATGAAGTTTGTTCTACTGATTTGGTTAGCTGCGATTATTAAATGTAATGAAGGGAGAGAATGGACATATTGTTATCCTAAATCATGTGACGGTAAAAAACATACATTATGTGAATATGGg GAATGGCGAAGAGGGCCTGAATGCAACAGTGTAATTACTAATGTCGTAACAGATGAAGAGAAGAAAGAAATTTTGGACACTCATAACAAGTTACGACGCAAAGTAGCTAGCGGACTCGAAACACGCGGAAATCCAGGCCCGCAACTAGGTGGAATTATTCCAAACCTTAGTTGGGATAAAAGATTGGCTATAATAGCTCAGGCGTGGGCTAATCAGTGCCAATTTAAGCACGACCTATGTCGTGATGTCA GGCGCTTCAGGGTTGGTCAGAATGTTGGTTACACTGAGCATAGCTTTAGATCTTTCGACAAGTTATCTGTGCTCATCATAAATTGGTATGATGAAGTTGCCTATTTTCCCAATTATATGGTTGAAAATTACCAGCCAACAGGACTTCCAAATGTTGCTCATTACATCACTCTTATAAGTGGTAGTACTAAGAAAGTTGGATGCGGTCTTGTTCGGCATTTTACTAACAGTTCTATGTACAGAACACTTTTCGTTTGCAACTACGGACCTAGGGGTAATTTTATCGGTGAACCGGTTTATCAGACAAATAATGGATAA
- the LOC123271320 gene encoding venom allergen 5-like: MTINVFLIFTVVLSTSAQKCYPSGCNGEQNTLCKYPSTDPSPNCGQVESTTLTQEEKDEILKAHNDRRAWVANGEVDGQPAGIIPPLQWDEELAELARRWALQCEIGHDKCRYVDRFSVGQNMMWRAEGSGYNQNLTDMTDGWFSEHVNFDGSGVGKFVWQDEPQIGHYTQLIWGATTYVGCGVLRYYKDNWYNTYFLCDYGPHGNVIGWPVYETT; the protein is encoded by the exons ATGACAATTAATGTGTTTCTTATTTTCACCGTTGTACTTTCAACAAGCGCCCAAAAATGCTATCCAAGTGGCTGCAATGGTGAGCAAAATACATTGTGCAAGTATCCA TCGACAGACCCTTCGCCAAATTGTGGACAAGTTGAATCAACAACTTTGACCCAAGAAGAAAAAGACGAAATTCTGAAAGCTCACAACGATAGAAGAGCATGGGTAGCAAACGGCGAAGTAGACGGACAACCTGCAGGAATAATTCCACCTTTGCAGTGGGATGAAGAGTTGGCTGAACTTGCTCGAAGATGGGCTCTTCAGTGCGAAATTGGGCATGATAAATGTCGTTATGTTG ATCGGTTCTCCGTTGGCCAAAATATGATGTGGAGAGCAGAGGGTTCAGGGTATAACCAAAACCTGACTGACATGACTGACGGGTGGTTCAGTGAACATGTGAATTTTGATGGTTCTGGGGTTGGAAAGTTCGTGTGGCAAGATGAGCCGCAAATTGGGCATTACACTCAGCTAATTTGGGGTGCTACTACTTATGTAGGTTGTGGAGTTCTCAGATACTATAAAGACAACTGGTACAACACGTACTTCTTGTGTGATTATGGACCTCATGGAAATGTCATTGGTTGGCCCGTTTATGAAACTAcataa
- the LOC123271319 gene encoding venom allergen 5-like, whose amino-acid sequence MISLVLVLAVVGSALSWRCNPPTCNGAQHTMCRYRSAWPAATCGKVQSSSLTSGEINEILRAHNDKRAFVARGAERRGIAGPQPAGRIPPLTWDNELAQIAQRWANQCQFGHDTCRNVDRFRVGQNVAKMMYSNNYHVRLSYLVQQWYNEVKDFNRNYVRSFRWQSWPQIGHYTQLVWGNTRKVGCGAIRYKDWYWYTTYLVCNYGPTGNGIGQRVY is encoded by the exons ATGATAAGTTTGGTGTTGGTTCTTGCGGTTGTCGGGTCCGCTTTATCTTGGCGATGCAATCCGCCGACATGCAATGGTGCTCAGCATACTATGTGTAGATATCGA TCAGCATGGCCTGCAGCAACCTGCGGTAAAGTACAATCGAGTTCTTTGACCTCGGGCGAAATAAACGAAATTCTTCGAGCACATAATGACAAGCGGGCATTTGTGGCAAGAGGCGCCGAAAGGCGAGGAATTGCTGGCCCTCAACCCGCTGGAAGAATCCCGCCCCTGACGTGGGACAATGAACTGGCACAAATTGCTCAGAGGTGGGCTAATCAGTGCCAATTTGGTCATGACACATGCCGTAATGTTG ATCGCTTTCGAGTCGGACAAAACGTCGCTAAAATGATGTATAGCAACAATTATCATGTTAGATTGTCATACTTGGTGCAACAATGGTACAACGAAGTGAAGGATTTCAATAGGAACTACGTTCGCAGTTTTCGATGGCAATCTTGGCCGCAAATTGGTCATTATACTCAGCTTGTTTGGGGAAATACTAGAAAGGTTGGTTGTGGAGCCATCAGGTACAAAGATTGGTACTGGTACACTACTTATTTGGTTTGCAACTATGGACCTACTGGAAATGGGATCGGTCAACGTGTTTACTGA